The following are encoded together in the Bombus affinis isolate iyBomAffi1 chromosome 6, iyBomAffi1.2, whole genome shotgun sequence genome:
- the LOC126917700 gene encoding zinc finger FYVE domain-containing protein 1-like isoform X1, translating to MSKFGKEHKLQTTGPAIMKSLDMMCICNRDIYYSAHDLIHGKGMHMNCQCNQSRSFLLIDGQEYLRVKNAEEFMKELNCSKDLEVKVVSIFGNTGDGKSHTLNQTFFDGREVFETSSNQNSCTLGVWAAFDPVLSVICLDTEGLLGITSYENERTRLLLKVLAVSDIVVYRTQSEKLNRELFTFLGTASRAYSHHFQAALQEIGQRKGVEGSLSALGPSIIVLHETKYTKPLTNNGLVNAEDILRTRFAQMKLEVEAFSSIKYVGIQTTSFTTDYELLQTAIKKELSNTTVRSARKPYLVYNTLKILNEKFSEEIENFSILFPDQYFTCPTKCLSCGLRCSNSMGHLLEGKPHSNNNRCRYQHQYENIVYICKKCYSNGNEVQVMKRIQNQNDNSWYGLVTYAWSGEVIECPNCGEIYRQYWYGNKNPEDSAIRTEITHVWNMPNNSVVSQNTAQRVIDGVSYLTEAVTNVSLQPTKILSAWVADQVAPTYWRPNNEIKNCYKCRTTFGLTDTKHHCRACGEGFCARCSSKTKCVPSRNWHTPVRVCDICYNKDELTEFSEDVNARKVTEQVVSTLSAVGTVLNYSKTFIKDTVRPSYWVPDSEIVNCCICYQKFSVSLTLHHCRDCGRGVCQDCSQHRKPVPHRGWDNPVRVCDSCIKIA from the exons ATGAGTAAATTTGGGAAAGAACATAAATTGCAAACAACTGGACCTGCTATCATGAAAAGCCTTGATATGATGTGTATTTGTAACAgagatatatactattctgcCCATGATCTCATACATGGAAAAGGAATGCATATGAATTGTCAGTGCAATCAATCCAGAAGTTTCTTGTTGATAGATGGGCAAGAATACCTCAGAGTTAAAAATGCGGAAGAGTTCATGAAAGAATTAAATTGCAGTAAAGATCTCGAAGTAAAAGTGGTGTCGATTTTTGGAAACACCGGTGATGGCAAGAGTCACACATTGAATCAAACATTCTTCGACGGACGGGAAGTATTTGAGACTTCGAGTAATCAAAATTCATGTACATTAGGTGTTTGGGCTGCATTTGATCCAGTTCTTAGTGTGATATGTTTGGACACAGAAGGTTTATTag GTATTACTTCTTATGAGAATGAAAGGACAAGGCTATTACTTAAAGTCCTTGCTGTATCTGACATTGTTGTATATAGAACACAATCCGAAAAACTGAATAGAGAATTATTTACATTTCTTGGTACTGCTTCAAGAGCATACAGTCATCATTTTCAAGCTGCCTTGCAAGAAATAGGACAGAGGAAGGGAGTTGAAGGCTCTTTGAGTGCCCTGGGACCAAGCATTATAGTATTACATGAGACTAAATACACCAAACCTCTGACCAACA ATGGTCTAGTAAACGCGGAAGACATTCTTCGAACACGATTTGCTCAAATGAAGCTCGAAGTGGAAGCATTTAGTTCAATCAAATATGTTGGTATACAAACAACAAGTTTCACGACTGATTATGAACTTTTGCAGACTGCTATTAAGAAAGAATTGTCTAATACTACTGTGCGATCTGCCAGAAAGCCGTATTTAGTTTATaatacattaaaaattttaaacgaGAAATTTTCGGAAGAAATTgagaatttttctattttgtttCCTGATCAATATTTCACCTGTCCTACTAAATGTCTTAGCTGTGGATTAAGGTGCAGCAATAGTATGGGACATCTTTTAGAAGGAAAACCTCATAGTAACAATAACAG GTGTCGATATCAGCATCAATATGAAAACatagtatatatatgtaaaaaatgttatagTAATGGAAATGAAGTACAAGTTATGAAACGAATTCAAAATCAAAATGATAACAGTTGGTATGGATTAGTTACATATGCATGGTCAGGAGAGGTGATAGAATGTCCAAATTGTGGAGAAATATATCGTCAGTATTGGTATGGTAACAAAAACCCTGAAGATTCTGCTATTCGTACAGAGATTACGCACGTGTGGAACATG CCAAATAATTCAGTTGTATCTCAAAACACAGCACAAAGAGTAATCGACGGTGTATCGTACCTTACTGAAGCTGTAACCAATGTTTCGTTGCAACCGACAAAAATTCTTTCGGCGTGGGTTGCAGATCAGGTAGCTCCGACTTATTGGAGAcctaataatgaaattaaaaactGCTATAAGTGTAGAACGACATTCGGCCTGACCGATACGAAACACCATTGTCGAGCATGTGGTGAAGGTTTCTGTGCTCGGTGTTCGTCTAAAACAAAGTGTGTCCCATCTAGAAATTGGCATACACCAGTACGAGTCTGTGATATCTGTTATAATAAGGATGAACTTACTGAATTTTCGGAAGATGTTAACGCTAGGAAAGTAACTGAACAAGTGGTGTCTACTCTCAGTGCAGTTGGTACTGTTCTGAACTattcaaaaa CGTTTATCAAGGATACAGTTCGACCGTCTTATTGGGTCCCCGACTCGGAAATCGTTAATTGTTGTATATGCTACCAAAAATTTTCCGTGTCTCTTACATTACATCATTGTAGGGACTGTGGACGTGGAGTATGTCAAGATTGCTCGCAGCATCGTAAACCCGTACCGCATAGGGGATGGGATAATCCAGTTCGGGTTTGCGATTCGTGCATAAAAATAGCCTAA
- the LOC126917700 gene encoding zinc finger FYVE domain-containing protein 1-like isoform X2, with amino-acid sequence MSKFGKEHKLQTTGPAIMKSLDMMCICNRDIYYSAHDLIHGKGMHMNCQCNQSRSFLLIDGQEYLRVKNAEEFMKELNCSKDLEVKVVSIFGNTGDGKSHTLNQTFFDGREVFETSSNQNSCTLGVWAAFDPVLSVICLDTEGLLGITSYENERTRLLLKVLAVSDIVVYRTQSEKLNRELFTFLGTASRAYSHHFQAALQEIGQRKGVEGSLSALGPSIIVLHETKYTKPLTNNGLVNAEDILRTRFAQMKLEVEAFSSIKYVGIQTTSFTTDYELLQTAIKKELSNTTVRSARKPYLVYNTLKILNEKFSEEIENFSILFPDQYFTCPTKCLSCGLRCSNSMGHLLEGKPHSNNNRCRYQHQYENIVYICKKCYSNGNEVQVMKRIQNQNDNSWYGLVTYAWSGEVIECPNCGEIYRQYWYGNKNPEDSAIRTEITHVWNMPNNSVVSQNTAQRVIDGVSYLTEAVTNVSLQPTKILSAWVADQVAPTYWRPNNEIKNCYKCRTTFGLTDTKHHCRACGEGFCARCSSKTKCVPSRNWHTPVRVCDICYNKDELTEFSEDVNARKVTEQVVSTLSAVAFIKDTVRPSYWVPDSEIVNCCICYQKFSVSLTLHHCRDCGRGVCQDCSQHRKPVPHRGWDNPVRVCDSCIKIA; translated from the exons ATGAGTAAATTTGGGAAAGAACATAAATTGCAAACAACTGGACCTGCTATCATGAAAAGCCTTGATATGATGTGTATTTGTAACAgagatatatactattctgcCCATGATCTCATACATGGAAAAGGAATGCATATGAATTGTCAGTGCAATCAATCCAGAAGTTTCTTGTTGATAGATGGGCAAGAATACCTCAGAGTTAAAAATGCGGAAGAGTTCATGAAAGAATTAAATTGCAGTAAAGATCTCGAAGTAAAAGTGGTGTCGATTTTTGGAAACACCGGTGATGGCAAGAGTCACACATTGAATCAAACATTCTTCGACGGACGGGAAGTATTTGAGACTTCGAGTAATCAAAATTCATGTACATTAGGTGTTTGGGCTGCATTTGATCCAGTTCTTAGTGTGATATGTTTGGACACAGAAGGTTTATTag GTATTACTTCTTATGAGAATGAAAGGACAAGGCTATTACTTAAAGTCCTTGCTGTATCTGACATTGTTGTATATAGAACACAATCCGAAAAACTGAATAGAGAATTATTTACATTTCTTGGTACTGCTTCAAGAGCATACAGTCATCATTTTCAAGCTGCCTTGCAAGAAATAGGACAGAGGAAGGGAGTTGAAGGCTCTTTGAGTGCCCTGGGACCAAGCATTATAGTATTACATGAGACTAAATACACCAAACCTCTGACCAACA ATGGTCTAGTAAACGCGGAAGACATTCTTCGAACACGATTTGCTCAAATGAAGCTCGAAGTGGAAGCATTTAGTTCAATCAAATATGTTGGTATACAAACAACAAGTTTCACGACTGATTATGAACTTTTGCAGACTGCTATTAAGAAAGAATTGTCTAATACTACTGTGCGATCTGCCAGAAAGCCGTATTTAGTTTATaatacattaaaaattttaaacgaGAAATTTTCGGAAGAAATTgagaatttttctattttgtttCCTGATCAATATTTCACCTGTCCTACTAAATGTCTTAGCTGTGGATTAAGGTGCAGCAATAGTATGGGACATCTTTTAGAAGGAAAACCTCATAGTAACAATAACAG GTGTCGATATCAGCATCAATATGAAAACatagtatatatatgtaaaaaatgttatagTAATGGAAATGAAGTACAAGTTATGAAACGAATTCAAAATCAAAATGATAACAGTTGGTATGGATTAGTTACATATGCATGGTCAGGAGAGGTGATAGAATGTCCAAATTGTGGAGAAATATATCGTCAGTATTGGTATGGTAACAAAAACCCTGAAGATTCTGCTATTCGTACAGAGATTACGCACGTGTGGAACATG CCAAATAATTCAGTTGTATCTCAAAACACAGCACAAAGAGTAATCGACGGTGTATCGTACCTTACTGAAGCTGTAACCAATGTTTCGTTGCAACCGACAAAAATTCTTTCGGCGTGGGTTGCAGATCAGGTAGCTCCGACTTATTGGAGAcctaataatgaaattaaaaactGCTATAAGTGTAGAACGACATTCGGCCTGACCGATACGAAACACCATTGTCGAGCATGTGGTGAAGGTTTCTGTGCTCGGTGTTCGTCTAAAACAAAGTGTGTCCCATCTAGAAATTGGCATACACCAGTACGAGTCTGTGATATCTGTTATAATAAGGATGAACTTACTGAATTTTCGGAAGATGTTAACGCTAGGAAAGTAACTGAACAAGTGGTGTCTACTCTCAGTGCAGTTG CGTTTATCAAGGATACAGTTCGACCGTCTTATTGGGTCCCCGACTCGGAAATCGTTAATTGTTGTATATGCTACCAAAAATTTTCCGTGTCTCTTACATTACATCATTGTAGGGACTGTGGACGTGGAGTATGTCAAGATTGCTCGCAGCATCGTAAACCCGTACCGCATAGGGGATGGGATAATCCAGTTCGGGTTTGCGATTCGTGCATAAAAATAGCCTAA